One region of Oceanipulchritudo coccoides genomic DNA includes:
- a CDS encoding helix-turn-helix domain-containing protein produces MNENSSIKCTPFGLSVKQAALQINLSERTVRKLIEQGELRAVRIGRRVILRPKDLEDFMENNLV; encoded by the coding sequence ATGAATGAAAACAGTAGTATCAAGTGCACGCCCTTCGGGCTTTCAGTAAAACAAGCTGCTCTACAGATTAATCTGTCCGAGAGAACGGTTCGGAAGTTGATCGAACAAGGTGAGTTGCGGGCTGTCAGGATCGGAAGGCGTGTGATTTTGCGCCCGAAGGACCTGGAGGATTTCATGGAGAACAACCTCGTTTAG